One segment of Pan paniscus chromosome 20, NHGRI_mPanPan1-v2.0_pri, whole genome shotgun sequence DNA contains the following:
- the RTN2 gene encoding reticulon-2 isoform X1 gives MGQVLPVFAHCKEAPSTASSTPDSTEGGNDDSDFRELHTAREFSEEDEEETTSQDWGTPRELTFSYIAFDGVVGSGGRRDSTARRPRPQGRSVSEPRDQHPQPSLGDSLESIPSLSQSPEPGRRGDPDTAPPSERPLEDLRLRLDHLGWVARGTGSGEDSSTSSSTPLEDEEPQEPNRLEAGEAGEELDLRLRLAQPSSPEVLTPQLSPGSGTPQAGTPSPSRSRDSNSGPEEPLLEEEEKQWGPLEREPVRGQCLDSTDQLEFTVEPRFLVADLLYWKDTRTSGVVFTGLMVSLLCLLHFSIVSVAAHVALLLLCGTISLRVYRKVLQAVHRGDGANPFQAYLDVDLTLTREQTERLSQQITSHVVSAATQLRHFFLVEDLVDSLKLALLFYILTFVGAIFNGLTLLILGVIGLFTIPLLYRQHQAQIDQYVGLVTNQLSHIKAKIRAKIPGTGALASAAAAVSGSKAKAE, from the exons ATGGGGCAGGTCCTGCCGGTCTTCGCCCACTGCA AAGAAGCTCCGTCTACAGCCTCCTCAACTCCTGATTCCACAGAAG GAGGGAACGACGACTCCGATTTTCGAGAGCTGCACACAGCCCGGGAATTCTcagaggaggacgaggaggagacCACGTCGCAGGACTGGGGCACCCCCCGGGAGCTGACCTTCTCCTACATCGCCTTTGATGGTGTAGTGGGCTCCGGGGGCCGCAGGGATTCAACTgcccgccgcccccgcccccaggGCCGCTCAGTCTCGGAACCACGAGACCAGCACCCtcagcccagcctgggcgacagcttGGAGAGCATCCCCAGCCTGAGCCAATCCCCGGAGCCTGGACGACGGGGTGATCCTGACACCGCCCCTCCATCCGAGCGCCCTCTGGAAGACCTGAGGCTTCGGTTGGACCATCTGGGCTGGGTGGCCCGGGGAACGGGATCCGGGGAGGACTCTTCCACCAGCAGCTCCACCCCGCTGGAAGACGAAGAACCCCAAGAACCCAACAGATTGGAGGCAGGAGAAGCTGGGGAAG AACTGGACCTACGACTCCGACTTGCTCAGCCCTCATCGCCCGAGGTCTTGACTCCCCAGCTCAGTCCGGGCTCTGGGACACCCCAGGCCGGTACTCCGTCCCCATCCCGATCGCGAGATTCGAACTCTGGGCCCGAAGAGCCATTgctggaagaggaagaaaagcagtGGGGGCCACTGGAACGAGAGCCAGTAAGGGGACAGTGCCTCGATAGCACGGACCAATTAGAATTCACGGTGGAGCCACGCTTTCTAG TGGCGGACCTGCTGTACTGGAAGGACACGAGGACGTCAGGAGTGGTCTTCACAGGCCTGATggtctccctcctctgcctcctgcactTTAGCATCGTGTCCGTGGCCGCGCACGTGGCTCTGTTGCTGCTCTGCGGCACCATCTCTCTCAGGGTTTACCGCAAAGTGCTGCAGGCCGTGCACCGGGGGGATGGAGCCAACCCTTTCCA GGCCTACCTGGATGTGGACCTCACCCTGACTCGGGAGCAGACGGAGCGTTTGTCCCAGCAGATCACCTCCCACGTGGTCTCGGCGGCCACACAGCTGCGGCACTTCTTCCTGGTAGAAGACCTCGTGGATTCCCTCAAG CTGGCCCTCCTCTTCTACATCTTGACCTTCGTGGGTGCCATCTTCAATGGTTTGACTCTTCTCATTCTGG GAGTAATTGGTCTATTCACCATCCCCCTGCTGTACCGGCAGCACCAG GCTCAGATCGACCAATATGTGGGGTTGGTGACCAATCAGTTGAGCCACATCAAAGCTAA GATCCGAGCTAAAATCCCAGGGACCGGAGCCCTGGCCTCTGCAGCAGCCGCAGTCTCCGGATCCAAAGCCAAAGCCGAATGA
- the RTN2 gene encoding reticulon-2 isoform X2, with product MGQVLPVFAHCKEAPSTASSTPDSTEGGNDDSDFRELHTAREFSEEDEEETTSQDWGTPRELTFSYIAFDGVVGSGGRRDSTARRPRPQGRSVSEPRDQHPQPSLGDSLESIPSLSQSPEPGRRGDPDTAPPSERPLEDLRLRLDHLGWVARGTGSGEDSSTSSSTPLEDEEPQEPNRLEAGEAGEELDLRLRLAQPSSPEVLTPQLSPGSGTPQAGTPSPSRSRDSNSGPEEPLLEEEEKQWGPLEREPVRGQCLDSTDQLEFTVEPRFLGTAMEWLKTSLLLAVYKTVPILELSPPLWTAIGWVQRGPTPPTPVLRVLLKWAKSPRSSGVPSLSLGADMGSKVADLLYWKDTRTSGVVFTGLMVSLLCLLHFSIVSVAAHVALLLLCGTISLRVYRKVLQAVHRGDGANPFQAYLDVDLTLTREQTERLSQQITSHVVSAATQLRHFFLVEDLVDSLKLALLFYILTFVGAIFNGLTLLILGVIGLFTIPLLYRQHQAQIDQYVGLVTNQLSHIKAKIRAKIPGTGALASAAAAVSGSKAKAE from the exons ATGGGGCAGGTCCTGCCGGTCTTCGCCCACTGCA AAGAAGCTCCGTCTACAGCCTCCTCAACTCCTGATTCCACAGAAG GAGGGAACGACGACTCCGATTTTCGAGAGCTGCACACAGCCCGGGAATTCTcagaggaggacgaggaggagacCACGTCGCAGGACTGGGGCACCCCCCGGGAGCTGACCTTCTCCTACATCGCCTTTGATGGTGTAGTGGGCTCCGGGGGCCGCAGGGATTCAACTgcccgccgcccccgcccccaggGCCGCTCAGTCTCGGAACCACGAGACCAGCACCCtcagcccagcctgggcgacagcttGGAGAGCATCCCCAGCCTGAGCCAATCCCCGGAGCCTGGACGACGGGGTGATCCTGACACCGCCCCTCCATCCGAGCGCCCTCTGGAAGACCTGAGGCTTCGGTTGGACCATCTGGGCTGGGTGGCCCGGGGAACGGGATCCGGGGAGGACTCTTCCACCAGCAGCTCCACCCCGCTGGAAGACGAAGAACCCCAAGAACCCAACAGATTGGAGGCAGGAGAAGCTGGGGAAG AACTGGACCTACGACTCCGACTTGCTCAGCCCTCATCGCCCGAGGTCTTGACTCCCCAGCTCAGTCCGGGCTCTGGGACACCCCAGGCCGGTACTCCGTCCCCATCCCGATCGCGAGATTCGAACTCTGGGCCCGAAGAGCCATTgctggaagaggaagaaaagcagtGGGGGCCACTGGAACGAGAGCCAGTAAGGGGACAGTGCCTCGATAGCACGGACCAATTAGAATTCACGGTGGAGCCACGCTTTCTAG GAACAGCTATGGAATGGTTAAAGACATCATTGCTTTTGGCTGTTTACAAGACGGTTCCAATTTTGGAATTGTCCCCACCTCTATGGACAGCCATTGGCTGGGTCCAAAGGGGCCCCACCCCCCCTACTCCTGTCCTCCGGGTTCTACTGAAGTGGGCAAAATCCCCGAGAAGCAGCGGTGTCCCCAGCCTCTCACTCGGAGCCGATATGGGGAGTAAAG TGGCGGACCTGCTGTACTGGAAGGACACGAGGACGTCAGGAGTGGTCTTCACAGGCCTGATggtctccctcctctgcctcctgcactTTAGCATCGTGTCCGTGGCCGCGCACGTGGCTCTGTTGCTGCTCTGCGGCACCATCTCTCTCAGGGTTTACCGCAAAGTGCTGCAGGCCGTGCACCGGGGGGATGGAGCCAACCCTTTCCA GGCCTACCTGGATGTGGACCTCACCCTGACTCGGGAGCAGACGGAGCGTTTGTCCCAGCAGATCACCTCCCACGTGGTCTCGGCGGCCACACAGCTGCGGCACTTCTTCCTGGTAGAAGACCTCGTGGATTCCCTCAAG CTGGCCCTCCTCTTCTACATCTTGACCTTCGTGGGTGCCATCTTCAATGGTTTGACTCTTCTCATTCTGG GAGTAATTGGTCTATTCACCATCCCCCTGCTGTACCGGCAGCACCAG GCTCAGATCGACCAATATGTGGGGTTGGTGACCAATCAGTTGAGCCACATCAAAGCTAA GATCCGAGCTAAAATCCCAGGGACCGGAGCCCTGGCCTCTGCAGCAGCCGCAGTCTCCGGATCCAAAGCCAAAGCCGAATGA
- the PPM1N gene encoding probable protein phosphatase 1N isoform X3 gives MAVLARQLQRLLWTACNKKEREKEGREEEEEEEAGRRAHEGPRSLLTAPRRAQRPHGGAEASGGLRFGASAAQGWRARMEDAHCTWLSLPGLPPGWALFAVLDGHGGARAARFGARHLPGHVLQELGPEPSEPEGVREALRRAFLSADERLRSLWPRVETGGCTAVVLLVSPRFLYLAHCGDSRAVLSRAGAVAFSTEDHRPLRPRERERIHAAGGTIRRRRVEGSLAVSRALGDFAYKEAPGRPPELQLVSAEPEVAALARQAEDEFMLLASDGVWDTVSGAALAGLVASRLRLGLAPELLCAQLLDTCLCKGSLDNMTCILVCFPGAPRPSEEAIRRELALDAALGRRIAELCASAQKPPSLNTVFRTLASEDIPDLPPGGGLDCKATVIAEVYSQICQVSEECGEKGQDGDGKSTPTHLGSALDMEA, from the exons ATGGCGGTCCTGGCCCGCCAGCTGCAGCGTCTCCTCTGGACCGCTTGCAAtaaaaaggagagggagaaggaggggagggaggaagaggaggaggaggaggcggggcGCAGGGCCCACGAAGGGCCTCGGTCTCTGTTGACAGCGCCGCGCCGAGCCCAGCGGCCGCACGGGGGTGCCGAGGCGTCTGGGGGCCTGCGCTTCGGGGCGAGCGCAGCGCAAGGCTGGCGCGCGCGCATGGAGGATGCTCACTGCACTTGGCTTTCGTTACCTGGTCTGCCCCCGGGCTGGGCCTTGTTTGCCGTCCTCGACGGCCACGGTGGTGCTCGAGCTGCCCGCTTCGGTGCACGCCATTTGCCAGGCCATGTGCTCCAGGAGCTGGGCCCGGAGCCTAGCGAGCCCGAGGGCGTGCGCGAGGCGCTGCGCCGAGCCTTCTTGAGCGCCGACGAGCGCCTGCGCTCCCTCTGGCCCCGCGTGGAAACGGGCGGCTGCACGGCCGTGGTGTTGCTGGTCTCCCCGCGGTTTCTGTACCTGGCACACTGCGGTGACTCCCGCGCGGTGCTGAGCCGCGCTGGCGCCGTGGCCTTCAGCACAGAGGACCACCGGCCCCTTCGACCCCGGGAACGCGAGCGCATCCACGCCGCTGGCGGCACCATCCGCCGCCGCCGCGTCGAGGGCTCTCTGGCCGTGTCGCGAGCGTTGGGCGACTTTGCCTACAAGGAGGCTCCGGGGAGGCCCCCCGAGCTACAGCTCGTTTCTGCGGAGCCTGAGGTGGCCGCACTGGCACGCCAGGCTGAGGACGAGTTCATGCTCCTGGCCTCTGATGGCGTCTGGGACACTGTGTCTGGTGCTGCCCTGGCGGGACTGGTGGCTTCGCGCCTCCGCTTGGGCCTGGCCCCAGAGCTTCTCTGCGCGCAGCTGTTGGACACGTGTCTGTGCAAG ggcagcctggacaacatgacctGCATCCTGGTCTGCTTCCCTGGGGCCCCTAGGCCTTCTGAGGAGGCGATCAGGAGGGAGCTGGCACTGGACGCAGCCCTGGGCCGCAGAATCGCTG AACTGTGTGCCTCTGCTCAGAAGCCCCCCAGCCTGAACACAGTTTTCAGGACTCTGGCCTCAGAGGACATCCCAGATTTACCTCCTGGGGGAGGGCTGGACTGCAA GGCCACTGTCATTGCTGAAGTTTATTCTCAGATCTGCCAGGTCTCAGAAGAGTGCGGAGAG AAGGGGCAGGATGGGGATGGGAAGTCCACCCCCACGCATTTGGGCTCAGCCTTGGACATGGAGGCCTGA
- the PPM1N gene encoding probable protein phosphatase 1N isoform X2, translating into MAVLARQLQRLLWTACNKKEREKEGREEEEEEEAGRRAHEGPRSLLTAPRRAQRPHGGAEASGGLRFGASAAQGWRARMEDAHCTWLSLPGLPPGWALFAVLDGHGGARAARFGARHLPGHVLQELGPEPSEPEGVREALRRAFLSADERLRSLWPRVETGGCTAVVLLVSPRFLYLAHCGDSRAVLSRAGAVAFSTEDHRPLRPRERERIHAAGGTIRRRRVEGSLAVSRALGDFAYKEAPGRPPELQLVSAEPEVAALARQAEDEFMLLASDGVWDTVSGAALAGLVASRLRLGLAPELLCAQLLDTCLCKGSLDNMTCILVCFPGAPRPSEEAIRRELALDAALGRRIAGPLSLLKFILRSARSQKSAERRGRMGMGSPPPRIWAQPWTWRPDSCCPLGILCFSGASTELKKKTDPFPNYMYQRKEGRPM; encoded by the exons ATGGCGGTCCTGGCCCGCCAGCTGCAGCGTCTCCTCTGGACCGCTTGCAAtaaaaaggagagggagaaggaggggagggaggaagaggaggaggaggaggcggggcGCAGGGCCCACGAAGGGCCTCGGTCTCTGTTGACAGCGCCGCGCCGAGCCCAGCGGCCGCACGGGGGTGCCGAGGCGTCTGGGGGCCTGCGCTTCGGGGCGAGCGCAGCGCAAGGCTGGCGCGCGCGCATGGAGGATGCTCACTGCACTTGGCTTTCGTTACCTGGTCTGCCCCCGGGCTGGGCCTTGTTTGCCGTCCTCGACGGCCACGGTGGTGCTCGAGCTGCCCGCTTCGGTGCACGCCATTTGCCAGGCCATGTGCTCCAGGAGCTGGGCCCGGAGCCTAGCGAGCCCGAGGGCGTGCGCGAGGCGCTGCGCCGAGCCTTCTTGAGCGCCGACGAGCGCCTGCGCTCCCTCTGGCCCCGCGTGGAAACGGGCGGCTGCACGGCCGTGGTGTTGCTGGTCTCCCCGCGGTTTCTGTACCTGGCACACTGCGGTGACTCCCGCGCGGTGCTGAGCCGCGCTGGCGCCGTGGCCTTCAGCACAGAGGACCACCGGCCCCTTCGACCCCGGGAACGCGAGCGCATCCACGCCGCTGGCGGCACCATCCGCCGCCGCCGCGTCGAGGGCTCTCTGGCCGTGTCGCGAGCGTTGGGCGACTTTGCCTACAAGGAGGCTCCGGGGAGGCCCCCCGAGCTACAGCTCGTTTCTGCGGAGCCTGAGGTGGCCGCACTGGCACGCCAGGCTGAGGACGAGTTCATGCTCCTGGCCTCTGATGGCGTCTGGGACACTGTGTCTGGTGCTGCCCTGGCGGGACTGGTGGCTTCGCGCCTCCGCTTGGGCCTGGCCCCAGAGCTTCTCTGCGCGCAGCTGTTGGACACGTGTCTGTGCAAG ggcagcctggacaacatgacctGCATCCTGGTCTGCTTCCCTGGGGCCCCTAGGCCTTCTGAGGAGGCGATCAGGAGGGAGCTGGCACTGGACGCAGCCCTGGGCCGCAGAATCGCTG GGCCACTGTCATTGCTGAAGTTTATTCTCAGATCTGCCAGGTCTCAGAAGAGTGCGGAGAG AAGGGGCAGGATGGGGATGGGAAGTCCACCCCCACGCATTTGGGCTCAGCCTTGGACATGGAGGCCTGACAGCTGTTGTCCTTTGGGGATCCTTTGCTTCTCTGGGGCCTCAACAGAACTAAAGAAGAAAACCGACCCTTTCCCCAACTACATGTACCagcggaaggaaggaaggccaaTGTAG
- the PPM1N gene encoding probable protein phosphatase 1N isoform X1, whose amino-acid sequence MAVLARQLQRLLWTACNKKEREKEGREEEEEEEAGRRAHEGPRSLLTAPRRAQRPHGGAEASGGLRFGASAAQGWRARMEDAHCTWLSLPGLPPGWALFAVLDGHGGARAARFGARHLPGHVLQELGPEPSEPEGVREALRRAFLSADERLRSLWPRVETGGCTAVVLLVSPRFLYLAHCGDSRAVLSRAGAVAFSTEDHRPLRPRERERIHAAGGTIRRRRVEGSLAVSRALGDFAYKEAPGRPPELQLVSAEPEVAALARQAEDEFMLLASDGVWDTVSGAALAGLVASRLRLGLAPELLCAQLLDTCLCKGSLDNMTCILVCFPGAPRPSEEAIRRELALDAALGRRIAELCASAQKPPSLNTVFRTLASEDIPDLPPGGGLDCKRGRMGMGSPPPRIWAQPWTWRPDSCCPLGILCFSGASTELKKKTDPFPNYMYQRKEGRPM is encoded by the exons ATGGCGGTCCTGGCCCGCCAGCTGCAGCGTCTCCTCTGGACCGCTTGCAAtaaaaaggagagggagaaggaggggagggaggaagaggaggaggaggaggcggggcGCAGGGCCCACGAAGGGCCTCGGTCTCTGTTGACAGCGCCGCGCCGAGCCCAGCGGCCGCACGGGGGTGCCGAGGCGTCTGGGGGCCTGCGCTTCGGGGCGAGCGCAGCGCAAGGCTGGCGCGCGCGCATGGAGGATGCTCACTGCACTTGGCTTTCGTTACCTGGTCTGCCCCCGGGCTGGGCCTTGTTTGCCGTCCTCGACGGCCACGGTGGTGCTCGAGCTGCCCGCTTCGGTGCACGCCATTTGCCAGGCCATGTGCTCCAGGAGCTGGGCCCGGAGCCTAGCGAGCCCGAGGGCGTGCGCGAGGCGCTGCGCCGAGCCTTCTTGAGCGCCGACGAGCGCCTGCGCTCCCTCTGGCCCCGCGTGGAAACGGGCGGCTGCACGGCCGTGGTGTTGCTGGTCTCCCCGCGGTTTCTGTACCTGGCACACTGCGGTGACTCCCGCGCGGTGCTGAGCCGCGCTGGCGCCGTGGCCTTCAGCACAGAGGACCACCGGCCCCTTCGACCCCGGGAACGCGAGCGCATCCACGCCGCTGGCGGCACCATCCGCCGCCGCCGCGTCGAGGGCTCTCTGGCCGTGTCGCGAGCGTTGGGCGACTTTGCCTACAAGGAGGCTCCGGGGAGGCCCCCCGAGCTACAGCTCGTTTCTGCGGAGCCTGAGGTGGCCGCACTGGCACGCCAGGCTGAGGACGAGTTCATGCTCCTGGCCTCTGATGGCGTCTGGGACACTGTGTCTGGTGCTGCCCTGGCGGGACTGGTGGCTTCGCGCCTCCGCTTGGGCCTGGCCCCAGAGCTTCTCTGCGCGCAGCTGTTGGACACGTGTCTGTGCAAG ggcagcctggacaacatgacctGCATCCTGGTCTGCTTCCCTGGGGCCCCTAGGCCTTCTGAGGAGGCGATCAGGAGGGAGCTGGCACTGGACGCAGCCCTGGGCCGCAGAATCGCTG AACTGTGTGCCTCTGCTCAGAAGCCCCCCAGCCTGAACACAGTTTTCAGGACTCTGGCCTCAGAGGACATCCCAGATTTACCTCCTGGGGGAGGGCTGGACTGCAA AAGGGGCAGGATGGGGATGGGAAGTCCACCCCCACGCATTTGGGCTCAGCCTTGGACATGGAGGCCTGACAGCTGTTGTCCTTTGGGGATCCTTTGCTTCTCTGGGGCCTCAACAGAACTAAAGAAGAAAACCGACCCTTTCCCCAACTACATGTACCagcggaaggaaggaaggccaaTGTAG